A single genomic interval of Persephonella atlantica harbors:
- a CDS encoding ExbD/TolR family protein: protein MKLLDDDDREISEINMTPFVDIILVVLIIFLATATFIVEGKIPLNLPKSETAETGEIKEKKLIITIKGDGSLFLDDRKISIKTLKDNIKSAGKNSIIVLRADRSVPFQKVVDVIDACRSEGVEKYTIETMRFE, encoded by the coding sequence ATGAAATTGTTAGATGACGACGACAGAGAAATATCCGAAATAAATATGACGCCTTTTGTTGATATTATACTGGTTGTGCTTATAATATTCCTTGCCACTGCAACATTTATTGTGGAAGGAAAAATACCATTAAACCTGCCAAAATCAGAAACAGCCGAAACTGGAGAGATAAAAGAGAAGAAATTAATAATCACCATAAAAGGTGATGGTTCATTGTTTTTAGACGACAGAAAAATTTCTATAAAGACATTGAAAGATAATATAAAAAGTGCTGGTAAAAATAGCATTATTGTGCTTAGAGCTGACAGAAGCGTGCCTTTTCAAAAAGTTGTTGATGTGATAGATGCCTGCAGGTCTGAAGGGGTTGAAAAATATACTATAGAAACTATGAGATTTGAGTAG
- the rnhA gene encoding ribonuclease HI, whose protein sequence is MKKVYIFTDGSSLGNPGPGGWCAILRYNRHEKVLKGGKRNTTNNEMEITAVLEGLRALKEPCEVEIYSDSKYVVDAIKEWIHSWAKNGWKTSSRKEVAHRDIWEEIYNLMKKHKIHPIWVKGHSGHKENELCDRIAKEEAKKYLD, encoded by the coding sequence ATGAAAAAGGTTTACATTTTTACGGATGGCTCTTCTTTGGGAAATCCAGGACCAGGAGGCTGGTGTGCTATTCTCAGATATAACAGACATGAGAAGGTTCTTAAAGGGGGGAAAAGAAATACAACAAATAACGAGATGGAGATAACAGCAGTCCTTGAAGGATTAAGGGCACTCAAAGAGCCCTGTGAGGTTGAGATTTACTCCGATTCTAAATATGTTGTTGATGCGATAAAGGAATGGATACATAGCTGGGCAAAAAATGGCTGGAAAACATCCAGCAGAAAAGAGGTTGCACATAGAGATATCTGGGAAGAAATTTATAACCTCATGAAAAAACATAAAATACACCCTATCTGGGTGAAGGGACATTCCGGGCATAAAGAGAATGAGCTGTGCGATAGAATAGCAAAAGAAGAGGCAAAAAAGTATTTAGATTGA
- the radA gene encoding DNA repair protein RadA codes for MGRKTVYICAECGATYPTWSGRCSSCGSWNTLTEEKKVRKTPIQKSPSNSSPLPITEARLHDSYQRISTGIRTLDEALGGGIVAGQVILISGEPGIGKSTLLLQISSNISKKKKVLYITGEESAHQVYLRGERINALTENLYLLPETELETALHHIKNFRPEFVIVDSVQTLYSSQLESAPGSVSQVREVSSKLTELAKSTGIPVIIVGQVTKEGSIAGPKVLEHVVDTVAQFEGERGHAYRVLKIAKNRFGASGEIAVFSMEEKGLKEVEDPSSFFLSERPEGKSGSIIFPFTEGSKPVLVEVQALVSKTVYAVPQRKTQGFDINRLSIIIAIIEKELGIFLKDKDIFINIVGGITVKEPAVDLPVALAIVSSIMDRPVPSNLTAFGEIGLTGEIRSVYYTEHRIKEARKFGFNKIIVPFSTDLNDSNLIKVRTVQEAIGYLK; via the coding sequence ATGGGTAGAAAAACTGTTTATATCTGTGCCGAATGCGGGGCAACGTATCCCACATGGTCCGGAAGGTGTAGTTCCTGCGGAAGCTGGAATACCCTGACGGAAGAGAAAAAAGTAAGAAAAACGCCCATACAGAAAAGTCCCAGCAATTCGTCACCTCTTCCTATAACAGAAGCCCGTTTACATGACAGCTACCAGAGAATCTCAACAGGGATAAGAACCTTGGATGAAGCTCTTGGTGGAGGTATCGTGGCGGGGCAGGTTATACTTATATCTGGCGAACCTGGTATTGGTAAATCTACTCTTCTTTTACAGATTTCTTCAAATATATCAAAGAAGAAAAAAGTACTGTATATTACTGGTGAAGAATCTGCCCATCAGGTATATCTTAGAGGTGAAAGGATAAATGCCCTCACTGAAAACCTGTATCTGCTCCCGGAAACAGAGCTGGAGACAGCTCTCCATCACATTAAAAATTTCAGGCCAGAATTTGTTATTGTTGATTCTGTACAGACACTTTACTCATCACAGCTTGAGTCTGCTCCTGGTTCTGTGTCGCAAGTGAGAGAAGTAAGCAGTAAACTCACAGAACTTGCAAAATCTACCGGTATTCCTGTAATCATAGTAGGACAGGTAACTAAAGAGGGCAGTATAGCTGGCCCCAAAGTGTTGGAGCATGTGGTGGATACTGTGGCTCAGTTTGAGGGAGAAAGGGGACACGCATACAGGGTTTTAAAAATAGCAAAAAACAGGTTTGGGGCATCAGGAGAGATAGCTGTCTTTTCTATGGAAGAAAAAGGTCTTAAAGAAGTAGAAGACCCATCTTCATTTTTTCTTTCAGAAAGACCTGAAGGTAAGTCAGGTAGTATAATATTTCCATTTACGGAAGGTTCAAAACCTGTTTTAGTTGAAGTTCAGGCACTCGTTTCAAAAACAGTGTATGCTGTTCCACAGAGAAAAACGCAGGGATTTGATATAAACAGGCTTTCCATAATAATTGCAATAATAGAAAAAGAGCTTGGTATTTTCCTGAAAGATAAAGACATATTTATCAATATTGTAGGGGGAATAACAGTAAAAGAGCCAGCTGTTGATCTTCCTGTAGCCCTCGCAATTGTTTCTTCTATCATGGACAGACCTGTTCCCAGCAATCTTACAGCATTTGGGGAAATTGGCCTGACAGGGGAAATCAGATCAGTTTATTACACAGAGCATAGAATAAAAGAAGCCAGGAAGTTCGGTTTTAATAAAATAATTGTACCGTTTTCAACGGATCTGAATGACAGTAATCTAATAAAAGTAAGAACTGTACAGGAGGCTATAGGATACCTGAAATGA
- the purS gene encoding phosphoribosylformylglycinamidine synthase subunit PurS has translation MLIKFFIKPRKGVLDPQGRAVSENLRSLGFNNVKDVKVGKYIEVYVEENDREKAVEQAKEMAKKALVNDLIEDYQFEVVED, from the coding sequence ATGCTGATTAAATTTTTTATAAAACCAAGAAAAGGAGTTCTTGACCCTCAAGGGAGAGCTGTTTCTGAAAACTTGAGGTCTTTAGGTTTTAATAACGTAAAAGATGTAAAAGTAGGAAAGTATATAGAAGTATATGTTGAGGAAAACGATAGGGAAAAAGCGGTAGAACAGGCAAAAGAGATGGCAAAGAAAGCACTGGTAAACGACCTGATAGAAGATTACCAGTTTGAAGTGGTGGAGGACTGA
- the hpf gene encoding ribosome hibernation-promoting factor, HPF/YfiA family, which translates to MRVEHVGKNIDVTEFIKSYTEHKLERLKPYIKDIDLSDDSVQVRVTYSFEKHRHRNRVDIDVYFNTPGGGVIHAWEESNDLYSAIDFVIDEVERQLVRLKSRRKEEARRLARAEKMKQTVPQEESIERPLIVQEPMPLEKPLSVEDAMMLLEETGAFFLPFRNAETGEINVIYRKKAGNYGLITPGV; encoded by the coding sequence ATGAGAGTAGAACATGTTGGGAAGAACATTGATGTGACAGAGTTTATCAAGAGCTACACAGAGCACAAATTAGAGAGATTAAAGCCTTATATCAAAGATATTGACCTGTCTGATGATTCTGTTCAGGTCAGGGTAACATACTCTTTTGAAAAACACAGACACAGAAACAGAGTAGATATAGATGTGTACTTTAACACCCCAGGTGGAGGGGTTATACATGCATGGGAAGAGAGCAATGACCTTTACTCAGCCATAGACTTTGTTATAGACGAAGTGGAAAGGCAATTAGTGAGACTGAAAAGCAGAAGAAAAGAAGAAGCAAGAAGACTTGCAAGAGCTGAAAAGATGAAGCAGACTGTTCCACAAGAAGAAAGTATAGAAAGGCCACTTATCGTTCAGGAACCGATGCCTTTAGAAAAACCTCTCTCAGTAGAAGATGCAATGATGCTTCTTGAAGAGACAGGAGCATTTTTCCTGCCTTTCAGAAATGCAGAAACTGGAGAGATAAATGTAATATACAGGAAAAAGGCAGGTAATTACGGTCTTATAACGCCCGGTGTTTGA
- a CDS encoding MotA/TolQ/ExbB proton channel family protein, with protein sequence MSLTEIVLNIALIGGDPVLYLLILMSVVGVAVVIERLIMIPRIEKNMMEYDPLTLKLSLEKRLGILATFGNNAPFIGLFGTVLGIIKAFHDLGTSKEFGVRVVMTGISEALVATAMGLFVAIPSVIAYNYFVRRVKKILLTYEYKKNLPLEMRE encoded by the coding sequence TTGTCACTGACAGAAATTGTTCTGAATATTGCTCTTATCGGAGGAGATCCTGTTTTGTATCTTCTTATTCTGATGAGCGTTGTTGGAGTTGCTGTTGTTATAGAAAGACTTATAATGATTCCGAGAATTGAGAAAAATATGATGGAGTACGATCCACTTACACTGAAGCTTTCCCTTGAAAAGAGACTGGGAATACTGGCAACCTTTGGAAATAATGCTCCGTTTATTGGCCTGTTTGGAACAGTTTTGGGGATTATTAAAGCATTCCATGACCTTGGAACTTCAAAAGAGTTTGGTGTAAGAGTAGTTATGACTGGTATTTCAGAGGCTTTAGTGGCTACAGCAATGGGGTTGTTTGTTGCGATACCTTCTGTTATAGCATACAACTACTTTGTCAGAAGGGTAAAAAAGATACTTCTTACCTATGAGTATAAAAAAAATCTACCTTTAGAAATGAGGGAGTGA
- the rfaE1 gene encoding D-glycero-beta-D-manno-heptose-7-phosphate kinase → MIKKKRAEEIITQFKNKKILVVGDLILDRYLWGEVERISPEAPVPVVDIKKETFNPGGASNVAWNVSQLGAEVFMSGVVGKDEPGKLLTSLIEEKNIKPLIVLDRERPTTEKTRIIAVSQQLLRIDREKRINLSPSVSSELINQIKSVLKEINAVIVSDYGKGVITKALMDFLKSTKIPVFVDPKPSNFLLYKNITTMTPNRKEAYECVKMDRDTTVEEVGRQIMEHLGIDTLLITLGAEGMALFEKETVTKIPAKAKKVFDVTGAGDTVISVLTLSKISGASWKEAASLANYAAGYVVGEIGTATVSPEKLLELVPE, encoded by the coding sequence TTGATAAAAAAGAAAAGAGCTGAAGAGATAATAACCCAGTTTAAAAATAAGAAAATTCTTGTTGTGGGAGACCTGATTTTAGACAGGTATCTGTGGGGGGAAGTGGAAAGAATATCTCCGGAAGCTCCTGTTCCGGTAGTGGACATAAAAAAAGAGACATTCAATCCCGGCGGAGCATCAAATGTTGCATGGAATGTTTCCCAGCTTGGAGCTGAAGTTTTTATGTCCGGGGTAGTAGGAAAAGATGAACCGGGAAAGCTTCTTACATCACTTATTGAAGAAAAAAATATAAAACCTCTGATAGTTTTGGACAGAGAAAGACCTACAACAGAGAAAACGAGAATTATAGCAGTCAGTCAGCAACTACTGAGAATAGACAGAGAAAAAAGGATAAATCTATCTCCTTCTGTCAGCAGCGAGCTTATTAATCAGATTAAATCTGTATTAAAGGAAATAAATGCTGTTATTGTCTCAGATTACGGGAAAGGTGTGATAACCAAAGCCCTTATGGATTTTTTAAAAAGTACGAAAATCCCTGTTTTTGTTGACCCAAAACCATCAAACTTTTTACTGTACAAAAATATAACAACGATGACTCCAAACAGGAAGGAAGCATACGAATGTGTAAAGATGGACAGAGATACTACTGTTGAGGAAGTTGGAAGACAGATAATGGAGCATTTGGGTATAGACACTCTCCTTATAACCCTTGGAGCTGAAGGAATGGCACTGTTTGAAAAGGAAACAGTTACCAAAATACCAGCAAAAGCAAAAAAGGTTTTTGACGTAACAGGAGCAGGAGATACAGTAATATCTGTTCTTACCCTCTCCAAAATTTCTGGTGCATCGTGGAAAGAGGCTGCATCTTTGGCAAATTATGCAGCAGGATATGTGGTTGGTGAGATAGGAACGGCAACAGTAAGTCCAGAAAAGCTGTTGGAGCTTGTGCCAGAATAA
- the rpoN gene encoding RNA polymerase factor sigma-54: protein MLKHRLELKLKNKLVLTVSLKQQLSLLLLPKLELQETVKTELEENPFLEEIANLQPEFEPVRDLSKYYEEEEEKGIYNRLAYKPSLMDILEFQIDLEFEGKDREVAYEIIGNIDDRGFLQIPIEEIAKKTDTTSHHVEEIRKKVTRLEPTGIASRDLKESLLVQYEELFGIDEEVKEIITEGLECLTDIKCLINKFPHIKEEKLKEVLCNIKSLKPYPALNYVDEPTRYVEPDVYVYDRGDKFEVIVNETDIPKLKLTTAYRKLLRDNSLSEDTKKFLYEKLQKAIGIIKGIEQRRENLKKITEVLVNYQADFIRKGREHLKPLILKDVAEKVELHESTVSRIVSSKYVQLPTGIVPLKTFFSSKLSSSSGDVSTEKVKYMIAQLIEKEDKRKPLSDQKIADILKKKGINVARRTVTKYREQLNIPDSRTRRIRK from the coding sequence ATGCTTAAACATAGATTAGAATTAAAACTTAAAAATAAACTTGTTCTTACTGTAAGTCTGAAACAACAACTGTCTCTTCTTTTACTACCAAAGTTAGAACTGCAAGAGACAGTTAAAACTGAGCTTGAGGAAAATCCTTTTCTCGAGGAGATTGCAAACTTACAGCCAGAGTTTGAGCCGGTCAGAGACTTATCTAAATATTATGAAGAAGAGGAAGAAAAAGGAATATACAACAGATTAGCTTATAAACCTTCTTTGATGGATATACTTGAGTTTCAGATAGATTTAGAGTTTGAAGGAAAAGACAGAGAGGTAGCTTACGAAATCATAGGAAACATCGATGATAGAGGATTCCTTCAGATTCCAATAGAAGAGATTGCAAAAAAAACAGATACAACTTCCCACCATGTTGAAGAGATAAGAAAAAAAGTAACGAGATTAGAGCCTACAGGGATAGCATCAAGAGACCTGAAAGAGTCATTACTTGTTCAGTATGAAGAGCTGTTTGGAATAGATGAAGAAGTGAAAGAGATAATAACAGAAGGTCTTGAATGTCTGACAGATATAAAATGTTTGATAAATAAATTCCCTCACATAAAGGAAGAAAAACTGAAAGAAGTGTTGTGCAACATAAAAAGTTTAAAACCCTATCCTGCATTAAACTATGTGGATGAGCCTACAAGATATGTAGAGCCAGATGTTTATGTTTATGATAGAGGTGATAAATTTGAAGTGATTGTAAATGAAACAGATATTCCAAAACTAAAGCTTACTACAGCTTATAGAAAGCTTCTCAGAGATAACTCACTTTCAGAAGATACAAAGAAATTCCTTTACGAAAAACTACAAAAGGCAATAGGCATCATAAAAGGAATAGAGCAGAGAAGAGAAAATCTAAAAAAGATAACAGAAGTTCTTGTAAACTATCAGGCAGACTTTATAAGAAAAGGTAGAGAACATTTAAAGCCCCTCATACTGAAAGATGTTGCTGAAAAGGTAGAGCTTCACGAGTCAACTGTTAGCAGGATAGTTTCCAGTAAATATGTCCAGCTTCCAACAGGTATAGTTCCTTTAAAAACATTTTTTTCATCAAAACTTAGCTCAAGTAGTGGAGATGTATCAACAGAGAAGGTAAAATATATGATTGCCCAGCTGATAGAAAAGGAGGACAAGAGAAAACCTCTCAGCGACCAGAAGATAGCAGACATATTGAAGAAAAAAGGTATTAACGTTGCAAGAAGAACAGTTACAAAATACAGAGAACAATTAAATATACCTGATTCAAGAACAAGGAGGATAAGAAAATGA
- the argC gene encoding N-acetyl-gamma-glutamyl-phosphate reductase, which produces MKVGIIGASGYTGAELIRGLSLYQEVEINQIVSRNFAGKKLKDVFPHLSDSRYQDLTFEEEADLDSSDFYFLALPHQPSVELVKLLHEKGKKVVDLSAAYRIKNPSAYPNYYGFEHKYLELLSESVYGLPEIFREEIGKASIVANPGCYPTATLLALFPAVKEGIIQSDSITVNALSGISGAGRGLKQHFHYPEAYGNAYPYNPIKHRHIPEMEDVINGISDKKLLIRFTPHIIPVSRGMISTVVFKTDMKKEQLEELYRLEYRYEPFIRILNNPPAIKDVVGSNYCDIYVDYDERTGDAVVISAIDNLGKGASLQALQNFNIMTGMLEDKYIKDISRVSILFP; this is translated from the coding sequence ATGAAAGTTGGAATAATAGGTGCTTCTGGATATACGGGAGCTGAACTTATAAGAGGGTTATCCCTTTATCAGGAAGTAGAGATAAATCAGATAGTGTCAAGAAACTTTGCAGGAAAAAAACTAAAAGATGTTTTCCCCCACCTGTCTGATAGCAGATATCAGGATTTAACCTTTGAGGAAGAGGCAGATTTAGACTCTTCAGACTTTTATTTTCTTGCTCTTCCCCATCAACCTTCAGTGGAGCTTGTAAAATTACTTCACGAAAAAGGGAAAAAGGTTGTTGACCTTTCTGCTGCATACAGAATAAAAAACCCTTCAGCATATCCCAATTATTATGGATTTGAACATAAATATTTAGAGCTTCTTTCTGAATCTGTTTATGGACTTCCTGAGATTTTCAGAGAAGAGATTGGAAAAGCATCAATTGTTGCAAATCCCGGCTGTTATCCAACAGCCACACTTCTTGCACTGTTTCCTGCTGTAAAGGAAGGGATTATACAGTCAGACAGTATAACAGTTAATGCACTGTCAGGGATTTCTGGGGCAGGAAGAGGTTTAAAACAGCATTTTCACTATCCTGAAGCCTATGGAAATGCTTATCCTTATAATCCAATTAAACACAGACACATTCCAGAGATGGAAGACGTTATAAACGGAATTTCTGATAAAAAACTACTGATAAGATTTACACCTCACATCATACCTGTTTCAAGGGGAATGATTTCAACAGTTGTATTCAAAACAGACATGAAAAAAGAGCAGTTAGAAGAGCTGTACAGATTAGAATACAGATACGAACCTTTTATCAGAATATTAAACAATCCTCCTGCCATAAAAGATGTTGTAGGCTCTAACTACTGTGACATATACGTTGATTATGACGAAAGAACAGGTGATGCTGTTGTTATTTCTGCCATTGACAATCTTGGCAAAGGTGCATCTCTTCAGGCTTTGCAAAACTTTAACATTATGACAGGTATGTTGGAAGATAAGTATATTAAGGATATTTCCCGCGTATCTATTTTATTTCCCTGA
- the pyrF gene encoding orotidine-5'-phosphate decarboxylase, with translation MEKKLAIALDVPEKNAALEILDELEGMDLIIKVGYSLFLREGFDLLSDIKRRGFDIFLDLKLHDIPNTVYNAIASAVDMDINYLTLHALGGKDMLSKAVEAKGSSGIKLLAVTVLTSHGEDYLEFLGSRYSIQQLALKLAQTAIEAGIDGIVSSPFEVKELKEHIGKDFISVTPGIRFEKEEREDQKRSATPEFAIREGADILVIGRPVLRSKNRRKLVKEILQKLKNA, from the coding sequence TTGGAAAAGAAGTTAGCCATTGCTCTTGATGTGCCAGAAAAAAACGCAGCACTGGAGATTTTAGATGAACTTGAGGGGATGGACCTTATCATAAAGGTAGGCTATAGTTTGTTTCTGAGGGAAGGTTTTGACTTACTTTCAGATATAAAAAGAAGAGGGTTTGATATATTTCTTGATCTGAAGCTCCATGACATACCAAACACTGTTTATAATGCCATTGCATCAGCTGTAGATATGGATATAAATTATTTAACCCTCCATGCGTTGGGAGGGAAAGATATGCTGTCTAAAGCAGTAGAAGCAAAAGGAAGCTCTGGCATTAAGTTGCTTGCTGTAACTGTTCTCACAAGTCACGGTGAGGATTATTTAGAATTTTTAGGTTCAAGATACTCAATTCAGCAGTTAGCATTGAAGCTTGCACAGACAGCCATCGAAGCAGGAATAGATGGTATAGTTTCCTCTCCATTTGAAGTTAAAGAGCTAAAAGAACATATAGGAAAGGATTTTATATCTGTTACTCCCGGGATAAGGTTTGAGAAAGAAGAAAGAGAAGATCAGAAAAGGTCTGCAACACCAGAATTTGCTATAAGGGAAGGGGCAGATATACTGGTCATTGGAAGACCAGTGCTAAGATCAAAAAACAGAAGAAAATTGGTGAAGGAAATACTGCAAAAATTAAAGAATGCTTAA
- a CDS encoding uracil-DNA glycosylase, translating to MKDQLYKHLRILQELGYEYLFMEKDMNLTEEKEKKLKEIGRAIQECKKCDLYKSRKQAVLGEGNPDSSLVFIGEAPGGDEDKLGRPFVGRAGKLLTKLIEAAGHKREEFYITNICKCRPPNNRTPTPWEMEACFPYLEKQLQIIQPKVLCLLGATAARAFLKRNVAITKERGSIINWEGKLLYLTYHPAYVLRNPDAEITLFEDIKKAIELAIEK from the coding sequence ATGAAAGATCAACTTTACAAACATCTAAGAATACTTCAGGAACTTGGCTATGAATACTTATTTATGGAGAAAGATATGAATCTTACAGAAGAGAAGGAAAAAAAGCTTAAGGAAATAGGCAGAGCAATACAGGAATGTAAAAAATGTGATCTTTACAAAAGCAGAAAGCAGGCGGTTCTTGGGGAAGGGAATCCTGATTCCTCACTTGTCTTTATAGGGGAGGCTCCCGGAGGAGACGAAGATAAGTTGGGGAGACCATTTGTTGGAAGAGCTGGAAAACTACTGACAAAACTGATTGAAGCAGCAGGACACAAAAGAGAAGAATTTTATATAACAAACATATGTAAGTGCAGACCTCCCAACAACAGAACGCCTACACCATGGGAGATGGAAGCCTGTTTCCCATACCTTGAAAAACAGCTACAGATAATACAGCCCAAAGTTCTCTGTTTATTGGGAGCAACAGCGGCAAGGGCATTCTTAAAAAGGAATGTGGCAATAACAAAAGAAAGGGGCAGTATTATAAACTGGGAAGGAAAACTTCTGTATCTGACATACCACCCAGCTTATGTTCTAAGAAATCCTGATGCAGAAATTACACTGTTTGAGGATATAAAAAAAGCAATAGAACTTGCAATTGAAAAATAG
- the rpsI gene encoding 30S ribosomal protein S9 yields the protein MAEIVKIDPKVAKYGTGRRKEAVARVWIFPGSGKLYVKSSSGKEWEGKEYFERDILIEKINMPFVVTETLGKFDVYATVKGSGKPAQAEAVMYGIAKALLSYNPELRPSLKSAGLLTRDARVKERKKYAQMGARAKYRWSKR from the coding sequence TTGGCAGAGATAGTAAAGATAGACCCTAAGGTTGCAAAGTACGGAACAGGAAGAAGAAAAGAGGCTGTTGCGAGGGTATGGATATTTCCCGGTTCAGGAAAGCTGTACGTAAAAAGCTCATCAGGAAAAGAGTGGGAAGGAAAGGAATATTTTGAAAGGGATATTCTGATAGAGAAGATAAATATGCCTTTTGTTGTTACAGAAACACTTGGAAAGTTTGATGTGTATGCAACTGTAAAGGGAAGTGGAAAGCCTGCACAGGCAGAAGCTGTTATGTATGGAATAGCAAAGGCTCTACTTTCGTATAATCCAGAGCTGAGACCTTCACTCAAGTCAGCAGGACTTCTGACAAGAGATGCAAGAGTAAAAGAGAGAAAGAAATACGCACAGATGGGTGCAAGAGCCAAATACAGATGGTCTAAACGTTAA
- a CDS encoding energy transducer TonB, translating into MERVINERKVFLIGFLLSAILHGAILSALIYLGRPEEKKTQKEKVVYINILKPQKKENKAPKVKKKIPSGQKKQVKPKRTKPKKKVISKKTPSKLKKKPQKKTKPKPVKEVAKTEKIKKTSQKKIVPPQVSQEELQEVKEEIQNLNIDESTLEADNFSISGLKGKELIYQHGSEEEKEEKVSDEDILAYIRELERYLNELARKKDLYPPMAKRLRIEGSLVVRFTIKADGSVDESSIKIIDSSNYNILDKGAVKLIKKYVPLFAKKYGKKPPKGDLTIELPITFEIIGW; encoded by the coding sequence TTGGAAAGAGTTATAAATGAGAGAAAAGTTTTTTTAATAGGGTTTTTGTTATCTGCCATTTTACATGGAGCTATACTATCAGCTTTAATCTATTTAGGCAGACCAGAAGAAAAAAAAACGCAAAAAGAAAAGGTCGTTTACATAAACATCTTAAAACCTCAGAAAAAAGAAAATAAAGCTCCTAAAGTAAAGAAAAAAATCCCATCAGGCCAGAAAAAACAGGTGAAACCTAAAAGGACAAAGCCTAAGAAAAAGGTTATATCTAAAAAAACGCCGTCAAAACTCAAAAAGAAACCACAAAAAAAAACCAAGCCAAAACCTGTTAAAGAGGTAGCAAAAACAGAAAAAATAAAAAAAACTTCCCAGAAAAAAATAGTTCCCCCTCAAGTAAGCCAGGAAGAATTACAAGAGGTAAAAGAGGAAATCCAAAATTTGAATATAGACGAGAGCACATTGGAAGCAGATAATTTCAGCATATCAGGACTAAAAGGAAAAGAACTTATATATCAGCATGGCAGTGAAGAAGAGAAAGAAGAAAAGGTATCTGATGAAGATATCCTTGCCTATATAAGAGAACTTGAAAGGTATCTGAACGAACTTGCAAGGAAAAAAGACCTGTATCCACCGATGGCAAAAAGATTGAGGATTGAAGGCTCTTTAGTTGTAAGATTTACTATTAAAGCAGATGGTTCAGTTGACGAAAGTTCCATAAAAATAATAGACAGCAGTAATTATAACATTTTGGATAAAGGTGCAGTAAAATTAATCAAAAAGTATGTTCCCCTGTTTGCAAAAAAGTACGGTAAAAAACCTCCAAAAGGGGATTTAACAATAGAACTTCCAATAACATTTGAGATAATAGGCTGGTGA
- the rplM gene encoding 50S ribosomal protein L13: MKTIDARKLDVKREWYVIDAKGKNLGRLATLIANVLRGKHKPYFQPDVDVGDFVIVLNADKITVTGKKLTDKLYKYHTHRPGGLRVRSLQWMLEHKPEEVIRLAVERMLPKNKLQKRFMKRLKVYTGSEHKHQAQNPKNLEELTALWKNF; the protein is encoded by the coding sequence ATGAAAACAATAGATGCTCGCAAACTTGACGTGAAAAGAGAGTGGTACGTTATTGACGCAAAAGGCAAAAACCTTGGAAGACTTGCAACACTGATAGCAAACGTTCTCAGAGGAAAGCACAAGCCTTATTTCCAGCCAGATGTTGATGTGGGAGATTTTGTAATAGTCCTGAATGCAGATAAAATTACCGTTACCGGTAAAAAACTGACTGACAAACTGTACAAATACCACACCCACAGACCTGGCGGATTGAGAGTAAGGTCTCTCCAGTGGATGCTTGAGCACAAACCTGAAGAGGTAATAAGGCTGGCTGTTGAGAGAATGCTTCCAAAAAACAAGCTACAGAAAAGATTTATGAAGAGGCTGAAGGTTTATACAGGTTCTGAGCACAAACATCAGGCTCAAAATCCTAAAAACCTTGAAGAATTAACAGCTCTGTGGAAAAACTTTTAA